A single window of Nicotiana sylvestris chromosome 5, ASM39365v2, whole genome shotgun sequence DNA harbors:
- the LOC138869699 gene encoding uncharacterized mitochondrial protein AtMg00810-like, whose translation MELNQKPTMIEYDKHVGHNGDEELQDVASYQRLVGKLLYLTITRPGIYFEVQVLSQFMQHPKKSHLDATLRVVMYIKGSPGLGIFLKKGRISQLSAFCDSDWAACPNTRKSITGISTVNLHNDSKADLQIAANSFFHERTKHIEIDCHFVRKKNQKWITCTSLYFDKASAS comes from the exons ATGGAGCTTAATCAGAAACCAACTATGATAGAATATGACAAACATGTAGGACACAATGGAGATGAGGAGCTACAGGATGTGGCAAGTTATCAAAGACTAGTAGGAAAACTACTCTATCTGACTATCACACGACCTGGCATTTACTTTGAAGTGCAAGTGTTAAGTCAGTTTATGCAACATCCTAAGAAATCTCACTTAGATGCTACACTTAGGGTGGTCATGTATATTAAAGGTTCTCCTGGTCTTGGTATCTTCCTCAAGAAGGGTCGTATCTCTCAGCTTTCTGCCTTTTGTGATTCTGACTGGGCAGCATGCCCCAATACAAGGAAGTCTATCACTGG TATATCAACAGTTAATCTTCACAATGACAGTAAAGCTGATCTTCAAATTGCAGCAAATTCCTTTTTTCATGAAAGGACAAAGCACATCGAGATAGATTGTCACTTTGTccggaaaaaaaatcaaaaatggaTTACTTGCACCTCATTATATTTCGACAAAGCTTCAGCTAGCTGA